A genome region from Schaalia sp. 19OD2882 includes the following:
- a CDS encoding type IIA DNA topoisomerase subunit B — translation MSPAASSDYNARHLSVLEGLEAVRKRPGMYIGSTDHRGLMHCLWEIIDNAVDEALEGHCTTIDVRLHPDHSASVADNGRGVPVDEVPGVGLSGVEVVYTKLHAGGKFGGGSYSSSGGLHGVGASVVNALSARMDVQVDRGGKTHQMCFRRGEPGEFDDSRQRTPNSPFTPFTDSSALKTVAKVKRAVTGTRVRFWADFQIFPSTEGFAWDTLLARARQTAFLVPGLTINCWDERGDEVLHESFRFDGGVVDFADWLATDGPVTDTWHITGTGTFTETVQALDPDSGHLKATEVERTCEVDCAIRWGIGYDTHSQSFVNIIATPKGGTHVAGFEQAVLKVLRAHVDKNARKLKVGPKDGRPEKEDVLAGLTAVVTVRFPEPQFEGQTKEVLGTPQVRTVVARVVGDWLDAKFASSRRDDKQQTQMLLEKVVGEMKARVSARIHKEISRRKNALETSSLPAKLADCRMEDVSQTELFIVEGDSALGTAKAARNSQYQALFPIRGKILNVQKASTADMLGNAECANIIQVIGAGSGRTFDLDQARYGKVILMTDADVDGAHIRTLLLTLFFRYMRPMVEAGRVYAAVPPLHRIEVQAKGRKSRELIYTYSEDEMHRTLASLRKSGRTWREPIQRYKGLGEMDADQLAETTMDRQHRSLRRITLADEASLREAEDVFELLMGSVVGPRKDFIVDEAAHLDRDRIDA, via the coding sequence GTGAGTCCAGCAGCGTCATCCGACTACAACGCCCGGCACCTCTCCGTCCTGGAGGGACTCGAGGCCGTGCGCAAACGCCCCGGCATGTACATCGGCTCGACCGACCACAGGGGCCTCATGCACTGCCTGTGGGAGATCATCGACAACGCCGTGGACGAGGCCCTTGAAGGACATTGCACAACCATCGACGTGCGACTGCACCCGGACCACTCGGCCTCCGTGGCCGACAACGGCCGAGGCGTCCCCGTCGACGAAGTCCCCGGGGTGGGCCTGTCAGGAGTCGAAGTCGTCTACACCAAGCTGCACGCCGGAGGCAAGTTCGGCGGCGGGTCGTACTCTTCCTCCGGCGGCCTGCACGGTGTGGGCGCCTCCGTGGTCAACGCCCTGTCCGCACGAATGGACGTCCAGGTCGACCGCGGTGGAAAGACCCACCAGATGTGCTTCCGCCGTGGAGAACCCGGAGAATTCGACGACTCGCGCCAGCGCACCCCGAACTCGCCCTTCACTCCCTTCACCGACTCCTCGGCCCTCAAAACCGTCGCCAAGGTGAAAAGGGCGGTGACCGGCACCCGAGTGCGCTTTTGGGCAGACTTCCAGATCTTTCCCTCCACCGAAGGTTTCGCCTGGGACACCCTGCTGGCGCGTGCCCGCCAGACCGCCTTCCTGGTGCCGGGCCTGACCATCAACTGCTGGGACGAGCGTGGCGACGAGGTCCTGCACGAGTCCTTCCGCTTCGACGGAGGTGTGGTGGACTTCGCCGACTGGCTGGCCACCGACGGTCCTGTCACCGACACGTGGCACATCACCGGAACGGGCACTTTCACCGAGACCGTCCAGGCACTGGACCCCGACTCCGGGCACCTGAAGGCCACCGAGGTCGAACGCACCTGCGAGGTCGACTGCGCCATCCGGTGGGGGATCGGCTACGACACCCACTCCCAGTCCTTCGTCAACATCATCGCCACCCCCAAGGGTGGGACACATGTCGCCGGCTTCGAACAGGCCGTGCTCAAGGTGCTGCGTGCCCATGTCGACAAGAATGCCCGCAAGCTCAAGGTCGGCCCCAAGGACGGACGGCCCGAGAAGGAGGACGTCCTGGCCGGCCTGACCGCGGTGGTCACAGTCCGCTTCCCCGAACCCCAGTTCGAAGGACAGACCAAGGAGGTCCTGGGCACCCCGCAGGTGCGCACGGTGGTCGCCAGGGTCGTGGGGGACTGGCTGGACGCGAAGTTCGCCTCCTCAAGGCGTGACGACAAGCAGCAGACGCAGATGCTGCTGGAAAAGGTCGTCGGTGAGATGAAGGCTCGCGTCTCGGCACGTATCCACAAGGAGATCTCCCGACGCAAGAACGCACTGGAGACCTCGTCCCTGCCGGCCAAATTGGCCGACTGTCGGATGGAGGACGTCTCCCAGACCGAACTGTTCATCGTCGAGGGCGACTCCGCGCTGGGCACGGCCAAGGCCGCCCGCAACAGCCAGTACCAGGCGCTCTTCCCGATCCGTGGAAAGATCCTCAACGTCCAGAAGGCCTCCACGGCCGACATGCTGGGAAACGCGGAATGCGCCAACATCATCCAAGTCATCGGTGCGGGTTCGGGTCGCACCTTCGACCTGGACCAGGCGCGCTACGGCAAGGTGATCCTCATGACGGACGCCGACGTGGACGGCGCCCACATCCGTACTCTGCTGCTCACCCTCTTCTTCCGCTACATGCGCCCCATGGTCGAAGCCGGCCGCGTCTACGCGGCCGTGCCACCCCTGCACCGCATCGAGGTCCAAGCCAAGGGCCGCAAGAGCCGTGAGCTCATCTACACCTACTCCGAGGACGAGATGCACCGGACCCTGGCCTCCCTGCGCAAGTCCGGGCGCACGTGGAGGGAACCCATCCAGCGTTACAAGGGTCTGGGCGAGATGGACGCCGACCAGCTGGCCGAGACGACCATGGATCGTCAGCACCGCTCCTTGCGTCGCATCACCTTGGCCGATGAGGCCTCCCTGCGTGAGGCCGAGGACGTCTTCGAGCTGCTCATGGGCTCCGTCGTGGGCCCCAGGAAGGACTTCATCGTCGACGAGGCCGCTCATCTGGACCGTGACCGGATCGACGCCTGA
- a CDS encoding YbjN domain-containing protein: MGLFASRPPASGVPIVTQDRIKAVFDEQKWHYYVDSDGDLGGMWDDDNFHFMLRGEDKEILIISGRWHGSLPMDRLEQVREFITNWHRGKLWPKCYHRIDDEGRIRLYTEVSIDYEHGATDKQIYQHVSCALGTSQQFFKALATELGN; encoded by the coding sequence ATGGGCCTTTTCGCATCCCGTCCGCCCGCTTCCGGTGTCCCCATCGTCACCCAGGACCGCATCAAGGCCGTCTTCGACGAACAAAAGTGGCACTACTACGTCGACAGTGACGGCGACCTGGGCGGCATGTGGGATGACGACAACTTCCACTTCATGCTGCGCGGCGAGGACAAGGAGATCCTGATCATCAGCGGTCGCTGGCACGGCTCCTTGCCGATGGATCGCCTCGAGCAGGTCCGCGAGTTCATCACGAACTGGCACCGTGGCAAGTTGTGGCCCAAGTGCTACCACCGCATCGACGACGAGGGACGCATCCGCCTGTACACCGAGGTCTCCATCGACTACGAGCACGGTGCCACGGACAAGCAGATCTACCAGCACGTCTCCTGCGCCCTGGGCACCTCGCAGCAGTTCTTCAAGGCACTCGCCACGGAACTCGGCAACTGA
- a CDS encoding DNA topoisomerase (ATP-hydrolyzing) subunit A, with product MRVKDQPLPLDSEENISEIDVSAEMRTSFLEYAVSVIHARALPDARDGLKPVQRRILFQMDQMGLRPDRGHVKSQRVVGEVMGKLHPHGDSAIYDALVRLAQPFNLRVPLVDGHGNFGSLDDGPAAARYTEARLAPAAMDLVAGLDEDTVDFVPNYDNQFMQPEVLPAAFPQLLVNGASGIAVGMATNIAPHNLAETIAAACHLLDHPEADTEELMRYVPGPDLPEGGVIVGLDGVREAYETGRGAFRTRAKVQIERVTARKVGLVVTELPYMVGPEKVIEKIKENVSAGRLKGISSVQNLTDRVHGLRLVIEVKNGFNPEAVLQQLYQRTPLEDSFSINAVALVDGQPRTLGLKEMLRVFLDHRIGVTRRRCEFRLGKFRDRLHLVEGLLIAVLDIDDVIAIIRSSEDVDSARGRLMTAFDLSEVQANHILELRLRRLTKFSRLELESERDDLGARIAGLEEILASTSLLHALVKSEMQEVSARLGTARRTVLLTSTGAEGVAASSAAGVAGTVGAGMPTSALAAAALPAAPRSGKGLDLEIADEPCTVVLSATGALARIQGADPLEPGGTRAAHDGWRAQIASTARSQVAVVTADGVAHRLDVLDLPALPRFETGLSLAAATPARLLLHTDSPAVGLLDPDGDSVVAMGTAQGVVKRLKPDALQRDEWEIIALEAGDRLVGLSVCSQDADLVFVSSDAQLLRTPAAKVRPQGRTAAGMAGMKLSAGAEAIGFWVVEQAEEAVVVTVAAAAGALPGTGQTTVKVTPFELYPVKGRGGQGVRAQRFLRGEDRLDIAWVGPRPSRAASADGSAVELPAEDARRDGSGSPISLPIATLG from the coding sequence CGCGACGGTCTCAAACCCGTCCAGCGGCGCATCCTGTTCCAGATGGACCAGATGGGGCTGCGCCCCGACCGCGGGCACGTGAAGTCCCAGCGTGTCGTCGGTGAGGTCATGGGCAAACTCCACCCGCACGGCGACTCGGCGATCTACGACGCCCTGGTCCGCCTGGCCCAACCCTTCAACCTGCGGGTGCCGCTGGTGGACGGGCACGGCAACTTCGGTTCCCTGGACGACGGTCCGGCGGCCGCCCGCTACACGGAGGCGCGCCTGGCGCCCGCAGCCATGGACCTGGTGGCCGGCCTGGACGAGGACACCGTCGACTTCGTCCCCAACTACGACAACCAGTTCATGCAGCCCGAGGTCCTGCCAGCGGCCTTTCCTCAGTTGCTCGTCAACGGCGCCTCGGGCATCGCCGTGGGCATGGCCACCAACATCGCCCCCCACAACTTGGCCGAGACCATTGCGGCCGCATGCCACCTGCTGGACCATCCGGAGGCCGACACCGAGGAGCTCATGCGTTACGTGCCCGGCCCGGACCTGCCTGAAGGTGGCGTCATCGTCGGCCTGGACGGGGTGCGTGAGGCCTATGAGACGGGCCGCGGCGCATTCCGCACCCGTGCGAAGGTGCAGATCGAACGCGTGACCGCCCGCAAAGTCGGTCTGGTGGTCACGGAGCTGCCCTACATGGTCGGCCCGGAGAAGGTCATCGAGAAGATCAAGGAAAACGTCTCCGCCGGCCGCCTCAAGGGCATCTCCTCGGTCCAGAACCTCACGGACCGGGTCCACGGCCTTCGTCTGGTCATCGAGGTCAAGAACGGTTTCAACCCGGAGGCCGTCCTCCAACAGCTCTACCAGCGCACCCCCTTGGAGGACTCCTTCTCCATCAACGCCGTGGCCCTGGTCGACGGCCAGCCGCGCACGCTGGGCTTGAAGGAAATGCTCCGAGTCTTCCTCGACCACAGGATCGGGGTGACCCGCAGGCGCTGCGAGTTCCGCCTGGGCAAATTCCGTGACCGCCTGCACCTGGTCGAGGGCCTGCTCATCGCGGTGCTCGACATCGACGACGTCATTGCCATCATCCGTTCCTCCGAGGACGTGGACAGTGCCCGCGGGCGCCTCATGACGGCCTTCGACTTGTCGGAGGTCCAGGCGAACCACATCCTGGAGCTGCGCCTGCGTCGCCTGACGAAGTTCTCACGGCTCGAGTTGGAGTCCGAACGCGACGACCTGGGTGCACGCATCGCCGGGTTGGAGGAGATTCTCGCCTCCACCTCACTGCTGCACGCGCTGGTCAAGTCCGAGATGCAGGAGGTCAGCGCGCGGCTGGGGACTGCGCGACGCACCGTCCTGCTCACCTCCACGGGGGCCGAGGGCGTGGCCGCCTCTTCGGCGGCCGGGGTCGCCGGGACGGTCGGGGCGGGCATGCCCACCTCCGCCCTTGCTGCGGCAGCCCTGCCGGCGGCACCACGTTCTGGCAAGGGGTTGGACCTGGAGATCGCGGACGAGCCGTGCACTGTGGTCCTGTCGGCCACCGGTGCTCTAGCCCGAATCCAAGGCGCCGACCCGCTCGAACCGGGTGGGACGCGCGCCGCGCACGACGGGTGGCGCGCCCAGATCGCGTCGACGGCCCGCTCCCAGGTGGCTGTGGTCACCGCGGACGGCGTGGCCCACAGGCTCGACGTGCTGGACCTGCCGGCGCTGCCTCGTTTTGAGACCGGATTGTCGCTGGCAGCGGCCACCCCCGCGCGGCTGCTGCTGCACACCGACTCCCCCGCCGTGGGCCTGCTGGACCCCGACGGCGATTCGGTCGTCGCCATGGGCACCGCCCAAGGGGTCGTCAAACGCCTGAAGCCCGACGCGCTCCAACGCGACGAGTGGGAGATCATCGCCCTGGAGGCCGGTGACCGCCTTGTGGGCTTGTCCGTGTGCTCGCAGGATGCGGACCTGGTCTTCGTGTCCTCGGATGCGCAGTTGCTGCGGACCCCCGCCGCCAAGGTGCGCCCGCAGGGTCGCACAGCCGCAGGCATGGCCGGCATGAAGCTTTCTGCGGGGGCCGAGGCCATTGGTTTCTGGGTGGTCGAACAGGCTGAGGAGGCGGTGGTCGTCACGGTGGCGGCGGCCGCCGGAGCGCTGCCTGGAACGGGCCAGACGACGGTCAAGGTCACGCCCTTCGAGCTCTACCCCGTCAAGGGTCGCGGTGGCCAAGGGGTGCGCGCCCAGCGTTTCCTGCGAGGCGAGGACCGTCTGGACATCGCGTGGGTGGGCCCCCGGCCCTCCCGTGCGGCCTCAGCCGACGGCAGCGCCGTGGAGCTTCCTGCCGAGGATGCCCGCCGCGACGGCTCGGGTTCACCGATATCCCTGCCCATCGCCACCTTGGGCTGA
- a CDS encoding GNAT family N-acetyltransferase — translation MTGLAQRLDPPSSVRRPGSHLGLRWRPLIAGDAPGVYDLCQRTERADDAIRRTAPLVVANMVEGAHGTDVYETIVGLDSQRTIVAAAWVKILRDIPEAAIAVVGAVIDPKWRGRGVGRSLLHWQVGRARQLLVEVHGADSELPASIVNYVDSHMADRRRLHIAAGFSAKRTFQLMYRELEGGETMPKVPDGYRLVTSDRVPVEVIHDAHMAAFLDHYRSHLRGRWWKDALPDLESRWSWILLDGQGEVAAYSLAGRPTAKWAATGKPEAYVYLVGVLPGHRGRSLASVVLGATVASAAASGMPKIGLDVDTKSASAAHAIYEHFGFVDERAEVLYAIDL, via the coding sequence ATGACCGGACTAGCGCAGCGCCTCGACCCGCCCTCGTCCGTTCGCCGCCCAGGAAGCCACCTCGGGCTGCGCTGGCGACCGTTGATCGCCGGTGACGCGCCCGGCGTGTACGACCTGTGCCAGCGGACGGAGCGGGCGGACGATGCGATCAGGCGCACTGCGCCCCTTGTCGTGGCCAACATGGTCGAGGGCGCCCACGGCACCGACGTCTACGAGACCATCGTGGGTCTGGACAGTCAACGCACCATCGTGGCGGCGGCATGGGTGAAGATCCTGCGAGACATCCCCGAGGCCGCGATCGCCGTGGTGGGTGCCGTCATCGACCCGAAGTGGCGTGGCAGGGGAGTGGGACGCTCCCTCCTGCACTGGCAGGTCGGACGCGCCCGCCAGTTGTTGGTCGAGGTCCACGGGGCAGACAGTGAGCTTCCCGCATCGATCGTCAACTACGTGGACTCCCACATGGCCGACCGGCGCCGCCTCCACATCGCCGCAGGATTCTCGGCCAAACGAACCTTCCAGCTCATGTACCGTGAACTCGAGGGCGGCGAAACCATGCCGAAGGTGCCCGATGGATACCGTCTGGTCACTTCTGACCGTGTGCCCGTCGAGGTCATTCACGACGCACACATGGCGGCCTTCCTCGACCACTACCGCTCCCACCTTCGGGGGCGCTGGTGGAAGGACGCGCTGCCCGACCTGGAGAGCCGCTGGTCATGGATCCTGCTGGACGGGCAGGGCGAGGTCGCCGCCTACTCCTTGGCGGGACGCCCCACCGCGAAATGGGCGGCCACCGGCAAGCCGGAGGCCTACGTGTACCTGGTCGGCGTGCTGCCCGGACACCGTGGACGCTCCCTTGCCTCAGTGGTCCTGGGCGCCACCGTGGCCTCCGCGGCGGCCAGTGGCATGCCGAAGATCGGCCTGGACGTGGACACGAAGTCCGCATCGGCCGCCCACGCGATCTACGAGCACTTCGGTTTCGTGGACGAGCGGGCCGAAGTCCTCTACGCGATCGACCTGTGA
- a CDS encoding polyprenyl synthetase family protein — protein MSTLRDAFAQDRTRVDRATHDALVDVLDTLELPDAAQPMAATAIDSARSGKRFRGLLALLGGQLAPGLTDAPVLEANLDLLAAALELYQASALAHDDVIDHAPTRRGRPTPHVRLSAIHRESGWSGSAEDFGTAGAILVGDLLFSAAERAMARQCAVLPRANASAVMGRYTLMHAEVAMGQYLDVRAEQVPLDHEEAACVDVEAALKVITHKSARYSVVHPAALGACAAGVSDDRIRVLEQVLTPWGIAFQLRDDDLGVFGDPATTGKPAGDDLVEGKRTVLLGLAWRHASAAERALLASGVGRADLSGQMLDDVRTVVEARGRGPHEAMIRDLVDEGDRVLATSGFCDDARRVLAELSGVLTARDA, from the coding sequence ATGAGCACCCTCCGCGACGCCTTCGCCCAGGACCGTACGCGGGTGGACCGCGCCACACACGACGCCCTCGTCGACGTTCTCGACACCCTGGAGTTGCCCGACGCCGCCCAACCCATGGCGGCCACGGCCATCGACTCGGCCCGTTCGGGCAAGCGCTTCCGGGGCCTGTTGGCCCTGCTCGGCGGACAGCTCGCTCCCGGCTTGACCGATGCGCCGGTCCTGGAGGCGAACCTGGACCTGTTGGCGGCCGCCCTGGAGCTCTACCAGGCCAGCGCCTTGGCGCACGACGACGTCATCGACCATGCGCCGACCCGGCGAGGGCGACCGACCCCGCATGTGCGTCTTTCCGCGATCCACCGGGAGTCCGGCTGGTCGGGGTCGGCGGAGGATTTCGGCACGGCCGGCGCGATCCTGGTCGGAGATCTTCTCTTCTCCGCTGCGGAGAGGGCCATGGCTCGCCAGTGCGCGGTCCTGCCCCGGGCCAACGCTTCGGCCGTGATGGGCCGGTACACACTGATGCATGCCGAGGTCGCCATGGGCCAGTACCTGGACGTGCGCGCCGAACAGGTACCCTTGGACCACGAGGAAGCCGCATGTGTCGACGTGGAGGCCGCCTTGAAGGTGATCACCCACAAGTCGGCGCGATACTCGGTGGTCCACCCTGCAGCCTTGGGGGCCTGCGCGGCGGGAGTGTCCGATGACAGGATCCGTGTGTTGGAGCAGGTTCTCACCCCGTGGGGCATTGCCTTCCAGTTGCGCGACGACGACTTGGGGGTCTTCGGTGACCCTGCGACCACAGGCAAGCCGGCGGGCGACGACCTGGTCGAGGGCAAACGGACGGTGCTGTTGGGACTTGCCTGGCGTCATGCGAGTGCAGCCGAACGGGCGCTGCTCGCCTCCGGCGTGGGGCGGGCGGACTTGTCGGGTCAGATGCTCGATGACGTGCGCACCGTGGTGGAGGCACGAGGGCGCGGCCCGCACGAGGCCATGATCCGCGACCTTGTCGACGAGGGCGACCGGGTTCTGGCCACCTCCGGCTTCTGCGATGATGCCCGCCGGGTGCTCGCCGAGCTTTCCGGGGTCCTCACCGCACGCGACGCCTGA
- a CDS encoding GNAT family N-acetyltransferase produces the protein MPEPTTGSLPLAVRANAPADVPFPVSAHGVEWSELTVEHLHPLANLVARIEARDNPPFRTSPDEVFEMLSSGTQWRGVAGFATRGMANGRMVAFAQVELRFPGHVECVCQGGVDPAFRRVGLGASLVAWQEMAARQMLAGIPGNGPAQIVAQVETGQEDHEEHLKARGFRWARTYYELRADLRVLPQMPDLGRWLEVEPWGPQWEEPTRHLANRISEQEWGRRPITAEQWSMGRTAFVPEWSFVAVDKKGDRPRVAGFLMASRYVQDWAALGWREGYIDQMAVDQDYRNAHVVDALVVSSMHAQAADGMDRTGAGLGSANHSGALAVYDYLGFRTVGQSRLYAIEI, from the coding sequence GTGCCTGAACCGACCACCGGCTCCCTGCCATTGGCCGTGCGTGCCAATGCGCCGGCGGACGTTCCCTTCCCGGTCAGTGCCCACGGGGTCGAGTGGAGCGAACTCACCGTCGAACACCTGCACCCGTTGGCCAATCTCGTGGCGCGCATCGAGGCCAGGGACAACCCGCCATTTCGGACCTCGCCGGACGAAGTCTTCGAGATGCTCTCCAGCGGAACCCAGTGGCGTGGGGTGGCAGGTTTTGCCACGCGCGGCATGGCCAATGGGCGCATGGTGGCCTTCGCGCAGGTGGAGTTGCGTTTCCCGGGGCATGTCGAGTGCGTGTGCCAAGGCGGGGTGGACCCGGCGTTCCGCCGTGTGGGCCTGGGGGCCTCGCTGGTGGCGTGGCAGGAGATGGCGGCGCGCCAGATGCTGGCCGGCATTCCCGGCAACGGGCCCGCACAGATTGTCGCCCAGGTCGAGACCGGCCAGGAGGACCACGAGGAACACCTGAAGGCCCGTGGATTTCGCTGGGCGCGCACCTACTACGAGTTGCGCGCCGACCTGCGCGTCCTGCCGCAGATGCCGGACTTGGGACGCTGGCTGGAGGTGGAGCCGTGGGGCCCCCAGTGGGAGGAGCCCACCCGCCACTTGGCGAACCGGATCTCCGAGCAGGAGTGGGGACGCCGTCCGATCACCGCCGAGCAGTGGAGCATGGGGCGCACGGCCTTCGTTCCCGAATGGTCCTTCGTCGCCGTGGACAAGAAGGGGGACCGGCCACGTGTGGCGGGTTTCCTCATGGCTTCCCGCTACGTCCAGGACTGGGCCGCCCTGGGATGGCGTGAGGGGTACATCGACCAGATGGCCGTGGACCAGGACTACCGTAATGCGCACGTCGTGGACGCCCTCGTCGTGTCCTCCATGCACGCCCAGGCGGCTGACGGCATGGACCGTACGGGGGCGGGATTGGGGTCGGCGAACCATTCGGGCGCGTTGGCCGTCTACGACTACCTGGGCTTCCGCACGGTGGGCCAGTCGCGTCTGTACGCCATCGAGATCTGA
- a CDS encoding universal stress protein yields MSILLCHHGNVASAPALDAAISAVRVQGGPLLVLDCMEEGSEAGEHLWRRLETVDIPFEVVPLRVGQDPASAVLETAAERGCALVVLALAQRGAGGATVGPQASRILLECPVPVLTTTAPQEG; encoded by the coding sequence ATGTCGATCCTCCTGTGCCATCACGGAAACGTGGCTTCGGCCCCCGCCCTGGACGCAGCCATCTCGGCCGTACGAGTCCAAGGAGGCCCGCTGCTGGTCCTGGACTGCATGGAAGAGGGCTCCGAGGCGGGAGAACACCTGTGGCGGCGCCTGGAAACCGTTGACATCCCCTTCGAGGTCGTCCCCTTGCGGGTCGGGCAGGATCCCGCCAGCGCCGTCCTGGAGACCGCCGCAGAGCGCGGCTGCGCGCTCGTGGTCCTGGCGCTTGCCCAACGCGGAGCCGGCGGGGCAACGGTGGGCCCCCAAGCCTCGCGGATCCTCCTCGAATGCCCCGTGCCGGTCCTGACCACGACGGCCCCGCAGGAGGGGTGA
- a CDS encoding RNA polymerase sigma factor: MSATRAGSAGSTDSTTPKKRTSRARTASRANAPEDVTTTDAATTDKAVTEKAAAPAKKAPARKRSTAKKKTSTDETTTTGKTSATEKSAADEAGTDVAKAPVKKAPARKKTTSKAKAKAKVATDEGETPAKKAPARKRATSKAKAKAETPKVQDVDAEDTTDEDPEVSDEDIEISDEEIPVDEADESGEGEDSSDSESGSETAQQSTASVPSRVKGGFVVSDSDDTDEPVQQVTVAGATADPVKDYLKQIGKVSLLNAEQEVDLARRIEAGLYAEYKLKHNYDEMTSKERRELHFLAQDGQQAKNHLLEANLRLVVSLAKRYTGRGMQFLDLIQEGNLGLIRAVEKFDYTKGYKFSTYATWWIRQAITRAMADQARTIRIPVHMVEVINKLARVQRQMLQDLGREPTPEELAKELDMTAEKVVEVQKYGREPISLHTPLGEDGDSEFGDLIEDSEAVVPADAVSFTLLQEQLHRVLDTLSEREAGVVAMRFGLGDGQPKTLDEIGKVYGVTRERIRQIESKTMSKLRHPSRSQVLRDYLD, translated from the coding sequence GTGAGTGCAACCCGTGCCGGTTCCGCCGGCTCCACGGACTCGACCACCCCGAAGAAGCGTACCTCCCGAGCCAGGACTGCCAGTAGGGCGAATGCCCCAGAGGACGTGACCACCACCGACGCGGCCACCACCGACAAGGCCGTCACGGAAAAGGCGGCAGCGCCCGCGAAGAAGGCGCCCGCCCGCAAGCGCTCCACGGCGAAGAAGAAGACTTCGACCGACGAGACCACCACCACCGGCAAGACCTCTGCGACGGAAAAGTCCGCCGCTGACGAAGCCGGTACCGATGTGGCCAAGGCGCCCGTGAAGAAGGCGCCTGCCCGCAAGAAGACCACCTCGAAGGCCAAGGCAAAGGCCAAGGTCGCCACGGACGAGGGAGAAACCCCCGCGAAGAAGGCTCCCGCCCGCAAGAGGGCCACCTCCAAGGCCAAGGCAAAGGCCGAAACCCCCAAGGTCCAGGATGTCGACGCCGAAGACACCACGGACGAGGACCCCGAGGTCAGTGACGAGGACATCGAGATCTCCGACGAGGAGATCCCCGTGGACGAGGCCGACGAGTCCGGTGAGGGCGAGGACTCCTCCGACTCCGAGTCCGGCTCCGAGACCGCGCAGCAGAGCACGGCCAGTGTTCCTTCCCGGGTCAAGGGCGGCTTCGTCGTCTCCGACTCCGATGACACTGATGAACCCGTCCAACAGGTCACAGTCGCCGGTGCCACCGCCGACCCCGTCAAGGACTACCTCAAGCAGATCGGCAAGGTCTCCCTGCTGAACGCCGAACAGGAGGTCGACCTGGCTCGACGCATCGAAGCCGGCCTCTACGCGGAGTACAAGCTCAAGCACAACTACGACGAGATGACCTCCAAGGAGCGTCGCGAACTGCATTTCCTGGCCCAGGACGGTCAGCAGGCCAAGAATCACCTGCTGGAAGCCAACCTGCGTCTGGTCGTCTCCTTGGCCAAGCGCTACACCGGCCGTGGCATGCAGTTCCTGGACCTCATCCAGGAAGGCAACCTCGGTCTGATCCGTGCGGTCGAAAAGTTCGACTACACGAAGGGCTACAAGTTCTCGACCTACGCCACGTGGTGGATCCGTCAGGCGATCACTCGCGCCATGGCCGACCAGGCCCGCACCATCCGCATCCCCGTGCACATGGTGGAGGTCATCAACAAGCTGGCCCGCGTCCAGCGGCAGATGCTCCAGGACCTGGGGCGCGAACCCACGCCGGAGGAACTGGCCAAGGAACTCGACATGACCGCCGAGAAAGTCGTCGAGGTCCAAAAGTACGGGCGCGAACCCATCTCGCTGCACACTCCGCTGGGCGAGGACGGCGACTCCGAATTCGGAGACCTCATCGAGGACTCCGAGGCGGTGGTGCCCGCAGACGCCGTGTCCTTCACGCTGCTCCAGGAGCAGTTGCACAGGGTCCTCGACACCCTCTCCGAGAGAGAGGCCGGTGTGGTGGCCATGCGCTTCGGCCTGGGTGACGGCCAGCCCAAGACCTTGGACGAGATCGGCAAGGTCTACGGGGTCACTCGAGAGCGCATCCGCCAGATCGAGTCAAAGACCATGTCGAAGCTGCGCCACCCCTCACGTTCGCAGGTGCTGCGCGACTACCTCGACTGA
- a CDS encoding YbjN domain-containing protein has protein sequence MGLFDFLSSSPAEPENPVAAISQDRLKDIFDRQEWHYFVDDDGDLGGRWGYSGFYFILTGKDQEILHITSRMREPVPEQYVDELRTFIEDWHRDKIWPKAYHTWSDDGQLYVNAEVNIDYEHGASDGQLLQHVHCAIGTSNQLYEKVRERFGIQQITD, from the coding sequence ATGGGTCTGTTCGACTTCCTCTCCTCCTCTCCCGCTGAGCCGGAGAACCCCGTCGCCGCCATCAGCCAGGATCGCCTCAAGGACATCTTCGACAGGCAGGAGTGGCACTACTTCGTCGACGACGACGGTGATCTTGGTGGCCGCTGGGGCTACTCGGGCTTCTACTTCATCCTCACGGGCAAGGACCAGGAGATTCTCCACATCACCTCTCGCATGCGCGAGCCCGTGCCCGAGCAGTACGTCGACGAGTTGCGCACCTTCATCGAGGACTGGCACCGCGACAAGATCTGGCCCAAGGCCTACCACACGTGGAGTGACGACGGTCAGCTCTATGTCAACGCCGAGGTCAACATCGACTACGAGCACGGAGCCTCCGACGGCCAGCTGCTCCAGCACGTCCATTGCGCGATCGGCACTTCGAACCAGCTCTACGAGAAGGTCCGCGAACGCTTCGGGATCCAACAGATCACCGACTGA